In the genome of Rhodamnia argentea isolate NSW1041297 chromosome 3, ASM2092103v1, whole genome shotgun sequence, one region contains:
- the LOC125314231 gene encoding putative calcium-transporting ATPase 13, plasma membrane-type, whose translation MLQSIATEIEVIPPDSDARVITGERFRNSSVKERKDMADRISVVEDSLPSDGVLLVKCLKDQGHTVAVVGNRTKDIPMLKAADVGLTFATWSAEIARKSADIVITEGNFSSIWAIMECGRCIYSNMRKYIQFQLTMTFAGLLIPLITVACHGSSPITTVQLNWAISVLTLLGGLALLMEPPGDMLMKKFTAGAHKQLITKAMWVNIFIQSAYQASLLATIQSQGPTMLRLKKKVIETVIFNSFFLCQVFNMFNAREPEKKNIFGGVHRGKWFWVGVVAALLLQVEYLETAHRIAGDSRLTYTEWGICLLVGIISWCIDLAGKCILLMIKKWVTKPPGSVVGDNRNLSSAVPEPASNLELLQVM comes from the coding sequence ATGCTTCAGAGCATTGCTACAGAGATTGAAGTGATACCGCCTGATTCAGATGCACGGGTCATCACAGGTGAAAGATTTCGGAATAGCTCTGTGAAAGAGAGGAAGGACATGGCAGATAGAATTTCTGTGGTGGAGGACTCCCTCCCATCCGATGGGGTTCTTCTGGTGAAGTGCTTGAAAGATCAAGGACACACAGTTGCGGTGGTGGGAAACAGAACAAAGGACATTCCCATGCTAAAAGCTGCTGATGTGGGACTCACATTTGCTACTTGGAGCGCTGAGATTGCAAGAAAGAGCGCCGACATCGTCATCACGGAAGGTAATTTCTCATCCATCTGGGCCATAATGGAGTGTGGAAGATGCATATACAGTAATATGCGAAAGTACATTCAATTTCAGCTGACTATGACCTTTGCCGGGTTGTTGATACCGTTAATCACGGTTGCCTGTCATGGAAGTTCGCCTATAACGACGGTTCAGTTGAACTGGGCAATCTCAGTTTTGACTCTTCTAGGTGGTCTGGCTCTTTTGATGGAGCCACCTGGTGATATGCTCatgaagaaattcacagctGGAGCACATAAACAACTCATTACCAAGGCCATGTGggtgaatattttcatacaatcaGCTTACCAGGCATCTCTTTTGGCAACCATACAATCTCAAGGGCCTACAATGCTCAGGCTTAAAAAGAAGGTAATTGAGACCGTGATATTCAACAGCTTTTTTCTATGCCAGGTATTCAACATGTTCAATGCCCGAGAGCCCGAGAAGAAGAACATCTTTGGAGGGGTCCATCGCGGTAAATGGTTCTGGGTGGGTGTAGTTGCAGCTTTGTTGTTGCAGGTCGAATATCTCGAGACAGCACATCGCATTGCAGGTGATTCAAGATTGACATACACAGAATGGGGAATATGTCTGCTCGTTGGGATAATCTCATGGTGCATTGACTTGGCCGGAAAGTGCATACTCCTCATGATTAAGAAGTGGGTGACAAAGCCACCAGGTTCAGTTGTCGGAGATAACCGAAACCTATCCTCAGCTGTCCCAGAACCCGCTAGCAATCTCGAGCTTCTGCAAGTGATGTAA
- the LOC115733585 gene encoding calcium-transporting ATPase 12, plasma membrane-type-like, which yields MSQKSSADSPDIESLQESILVDANNTDIKTCVVEDQDVESQLALRVSSTADETVMEKQLGASQQQHGGSTSYSEDELVSVAFHGCEIVQQLTGKHWEEIPTPERTELPDTTEPERTHELVISIGCNNHEATDMVLKTEYIVRMVMEKDLNGLQAFGGVQGVAKALNSDIANGIPGHEEDLRHRRAAILKHESEAHNRRFIYFLRKSYNSSTILLLLILAILSLAFGIKEKGLRTGWYEGALTLGAVILIVMVHSVCEFRNESSRLLSRNQPWQNQKLEVHVLRGGRPQPIGICDVISGDVVLLEKEDPVPADGLLIPIDTRSLEVNDKADAIINDQNPFLFYGSKVIDGAGKMLVTSVGAETKLGNMSRRAQTSKRTPVEKQLNKLSTMKQIISVVILIIISVVLFLRFNLKKEHQNSGLPDFAGKPHSLKQLHEAIMRVALRPCGMLNMLTSFTLLLVGIAEGLSLTITIAITCWNKRMLGDKTFAQEPSITVTMASVTVICTDKTGGLPLTPQEVETCWIGKEVISEDSKVPTYVREALCDGIGASSLLAENSQTSMDNSILSWAVEKWGLKMETWKQIHSIAKVEQPTHNENIVAALVGKDGGKRRFLETALGKCTQTVSNPSHLLVSKLIKTI from the exons ATGTCGCAGAAGAGCTCGGCGGATTCCCCGGATATCGAGTCTCTGCAGGAGAGCATCCTCGTCGATGCAAATAACACTGATATTAAGACATGTGTGGTTGAAGATCAAGATGTCGAGTCGCAGCTGGCGCTCCGGGTCTCTTCGACAGCAGATGAAACCGTGATGGAGAAACAGCTTGGA GCTTCTCAGCAGCAACATGGCGGAAGCACTTCCTATTCAGAAGATGAGCTGGTCTCAGTTGCATTCCATGG CTGTGAAATAGTACAGCAGCTTACAGGAAAGCACTGGGAAGAAATTCCTACACCTGAA AGAACGGAATTACCGGATACCACGGAACCAGAGCGGACACATGAGTTGGTCATCAGTATCGGGTGCAACAATCATGAAGCTACTGATATGGTGCTCAAAACTGAATACATTGTTAGGATGGTAATGGAAAAGGATTTGAATGGCTTACAAGCATTTGGAGGTGTACAAGGGGTAGCTAAGGCTCTCAACAGTGATATAGCCAATGGAATTCCAGGTCATGAGGAGGACCTCCGTCACCGACGCGCTGCAATCCTTAAACATGAGTCGGAGGCTCATAACAGAAGGTTCATTTACTTCCTCAGGAAATCTTACAATAGTAGCACCATTTTGCTCCTCCTGATTTTGGCCATTCTGTCGTTGGCCTTTGGGATCAAGGAGAAAGGACTGAGAACGGGTTGGTATGAAGGCGCCCTTACACTAGGCGCTGTCATTCTGATCGTGATGGTCCATTCAGTTTGTGAATTTCGGAATGAAAGTTCACGTCTGCTGTCGAGAAACCAGCCTTGGCAAAACCAGAAACTGGAAGTTCATGTTTTAAGAGGGGGACGCCCTCAACCTATTGGCATCTGTGATGTTATCTCGGGAGACGTTGTGCTATTAGAGAAGGAAGACCCAGTTCCTGCAGATGGTTTGCTCATACCCATTGACACTAGATCCTTGGAAGTGAATGACAAAGCTGATGCCATCATCAATGATCAGAATCCATTCTTGTTTTATGGTTCCAAAGTAATTGATGGTGCTGGCAAAATGCTGGTGACCTCAGTCGGTGCCGAGACAAAGTTGGGAAATATGTCGAGGAGAGCTCAAACGTCAAAAAGGACACCAGTAGAGAAGCAACTTAACAAGCTGAGCACAATGAAGCAAATAATCAGTGTTGTCATCTTGATAATCATCAGTGTGGTGCTGTTTTTGCGGTTCAATCTCAAGAAGGAACATCAAAACTCGGGCCTGCCAGACTTCGCAGGGAAGCCACATTCTCTGAAGCAATTACATGAAGCTATAATGAGAGTTGCTCTAAGACCATGCGGGATGTTAAATATGCTGACTTCATTCACTTTGCTACTAGTTGGGATAGCTGAAGGACTATCATTAACAATCACCATTGCCATCACTTGCTGGAACAAGAGGATGCTAGGTGACAAGACCTTTGCTCAAGAACCTTCCATTACGGTCACCATGGCATCAGTCACAGTTATCTGCACTGACAAAACAGGAGGACTACCATTGACGCCACAAGAAGTGGAAACGTGCTGGATTGGTAAAGAAGTTATCAGTGAAGATTCCAAGGTACCGACTTATGTTAGGGAAGCACTTTGCGATGGAATTGGCGCATCGTCTTTACTAGCAGAGAACAGCCAAACCTCAATGGATAACTCAATCCTTTCTTGGGCCGTAGAGAAATGGGGACTGAAAATGGAAACCTGGAAGCAAATTCACAGTATTGCTAAGGTCGAACAGCCAACCCACAACGAGAACATAGTTGCAGCATTGGTTGGAAAGGATGGAG GGAAAAGGCGATTTTTGGAGACAGCATTGGGAAAATGCACTCAAACGGTTTCAAATCCATCGCATTTGCTTGTCAGCAAGTTGATAAAGACGATATAA
- the LOC125314282 gene encoding uncharacterized protein LOC125314282, whose translation MNVFSGKCVEPLSPEMSVKEPSRTHGTESRNSKGVPNQLLSHSQLSSVAGATLVFMTSPKCPLQCKNLGPLPPSFPINAVTMFSFSVGCLNSMLLSRFFQISIFNPHFSAAQERIELSTEVRLFSCIREDMPIPSQNASRTWMDILESSLISFPPIQHLSTSCGINVSPPILSVQIMVTDAMVAVVDGS comes from the exons ATGAATGTTTTCAGCGGAAAATGCGTTGAGCCATTGAGCCCGGAGATGTCTGTCAAGGAGCCGTCGAGAACGCACGGGACGGAGAGTCGAAATAGCAAGGGTGTTCCAAACCAATTGCTGTCTCACTCTCAGCTGAGCTCAGTTGCAGGTGCTACTCTTGTTTTTATGACTTCACCTAAAT GTCCCTTGCAGTGCAAGAACCTAGGCCCGTTACCTCCATCCTTTCCAATCAATGCTGTAACTATGTTCTCGTTCTCGGTTGGCTGTTTGAACTCAATGCTACTGTCACGTTTCTTCCAGATTTCCATTTTCAATCCCCATTTCTCTGCAGCCCAAGAAAGGATTGAGTTATCCACTGAGGTTCGGCTGTTCTCTTGTATTAGAGAAGATATGCCAATCCCATCCCAAAATGCTTCCAGAACATGGATGGATATTTTGGAATCTTCACTGATATCTTTTCCACCAATACAGCACCTTTCAACTTCTTGTGGGATCAATGTAAGTCCCCCCATTTTGTCGGTGCAGATTATGGTGACTGATGCCATGGTGGCAGTTGTGGATGGTTCTTGA